ACATGGCTTGGTATTAACTTGTTTAGGAGATTCAGGCAACTTTACCTACAAAAAAAGCCGTAGAGGTGACACTGAAATCGATAAAGTTGCTGCTTATGTACTCAAAAACTCAAAACAAGATCACAAAATTATAGATTTTTTCCCCTATGGCTATGATGAGCGACAATATTGCTCACCTGGATTTAATTTAGCTGTAGGTTGCTTCATGCGATCGCCTCATGGTAGTTTTCCTGAATACCATACCTCAGCTGATGATTTAAATTTCGTTCAACCCCAATATCTAGCCGAGTCATTCTTTCAATGTCATTCGATGTTGTATATCCTCAACAATAACGAAATCTACTACAACAAAAATCCTAAATGTGAGCCACAGTTAGGTAAAAGAGGAATATATCGGGCAGTTGGTGGTAACAAAGATAGCGGACTAAATGAAATGGCAATCCTGTGGGTTTTAAATTTATCTGATGGTCAGCATACTCTATTAGATATTGCAGAAAAGTCGGGAATGTCATTTGATGTGATTAAATCTGCTGCCGATACATTATCAACACATGACTTACTAACAATTAAAACCAATTAAGTTTGAAAAAGATTGGGAAAATGAAATTCGCTACGACAAAAACCTATGTAAGTCTTTCCCACCGAGTAGTCTAAGAGAAAATCAAGGTTTTAAAACCCCTGGAGGTGCGTCAATACTTCTCAGTTAAGCATTTTTAATTCCGAATCGGGTTTTGGGAAAAGGTTATATCATGTCCGCTTGATTGCTTATTAAACCCGAAGAACCCCACCCCGCCAAAGTTGTGCTTTGTCTCCCCTCTCCGCAGGCGGGGAGGGGGTTGGGGGTGGGGTTATTTTATTATGGGTAATTTGGCGGACATTATATTATATCATGTCCGCATAATTTAGTTATGCTAACCACAGTCATTACACCCCACCCCCAACCCCTCCCTACAAGCGGGCTACGGTGTACACACAAGTCCTAAAAACCTTGTTTGATAGGACTTTCCTCGTTCCCAGTCGGAGACTGGGAATGCCGTCCTAGAGGCTCCGCCTCCCTTGCTGGCGGCAGAGCCGCTTTTGAGTTGCATTTCCAGCCCAGAGGCTGGAAACGAGATTTGACAAAGCTTTTAGCTTAAGTTGACACCTGTGCCCTTTACCCTTCCCCTTTTCCCCAAAACCCTAGAAGTATTGGAAGATGGATTTGATGTGTGTAACCGCGAATTCTATTTGCTAGGGCTGCCAAATTTTTCATTATTATCCTCAACAGTTCTGTGAGAATACTTATTTTGTATAGATATATTTAATTTTATTTTTACATTCTACTTATAATTACTGTCCGAAAAGTAGCTTAACTTTATAATTTAGAATATACTTCACCTCTTCACTATTACTTGGAAAAATATCCTATTTAACTTCATGATTACTTAAACTAAATGTCATTACTTATACCATTGTAAGAGCAGTTTAGATGATTGATATTAGAGAAGTAGTTTAAAAACATAGCTTGTCTAGTACATGAATAAAAAATGGGCTGTTAAACGACTTACAATCAATCTCACATCAGGCGAGGCACAGAAGCTTGAACAATACTGTTCAACAACAGGCAGACCAGCAACTGATGTAATTCGGGAGTTAATTCGCTCTCTTTATCCTAAAGATGAAAAACCCTCTGAAACCTCGTGAATCACACTGCAAAAAAACCAAATCAAAATAAGTACATCTTAATTGGTGAGTGAAATATGCTGCTTAACAGTTATCAGTTAACAGTGAATTCCTATAACTAAAGTTAGGGAATTTAAATAAGAATACTCTCTTACAAAGTTCAGAGCCGAGGAAATCTTCGCTCTGACTTTTGCTTTATATATGGTGCAATTATCTTGATACACTTGCATAATTAACAATATCAAATTAATTGAAGAAAAGGTAGAATTCAGAATCAAGATGGTCTTGCTAGCTTGCTTTCTCGTAGTGGTAGAGAGTCCGCAAGTGTTTTGTAAACTACCAAATTTCAAGTTTTGTAGGTGTCTTTAACCAGTAATTTATCCATTTGTTTGGGCAGGATACCTTCTTGTCTCTGACTTTGCGCCTGAAAATTTTTGACAAATAGTAATATTACTGATCTTTTCAAAATATTTTTAAGTTAGATATAGTACTTACCACTTATTGACTTATACTTCCCAAAGTATTAAGAATTTAATCTCTAATTTATTTAATTACAAATAATGGTTAAAAAAACCTTGGTTATAAATCAGCTAAAGGTAAGGAAGTCCGTGGGCGAACTAAGGATTTTTGCTGGATTTATAACACTCAGCTTTGCGATCGCAGCAATATTGTGCAACTATCAAGATGCAATCGCCCAAACACCCGATCCTCAAACATTACCCCCAGGTCGGTTAGAGGATATTCCTGACAGTCCGTTACCATCGAATGTGCTACCCAAGCCACCAGACGAGAATCAATTGCTTCCATCTCTAAAACTACCGAATCAGCCGATTCTGGAGCAAAATGACCCTAATACCAGATTTCAGGTTGATCGCATTGAAGTTTTGGGTAGTACAGTTTTCAAAGCAGAACAGTTTGCCGCTGTCACAAATCCCTTTGTGGGACGGGAACTGACATTTGCAGAGTTGTTGCAAGTTAAAGATGCCATCACCAAACTCTACACTGATAACGGCTATGTCACCACAGGCGCATTGATTACACCACAGACACTAGAAGCTGGGACAGTCAAGATTCAGGTGATTGAGGGTAGTTTGCAAGAAATTCAGATTGTCGGTAATAGGCGATTACACACTCAATACATTCGCGATCGCATTAAACTTGGCGCTGGCAAGCCTCTAAATGTACCCCGCTTACTAGAAAAACTTCAACTACTCCGCCTCGATCCACGCATCCAAAACCTGTCAGCCGAGTTGCAGAAAGGTGTGCGTCCAGGAACCAACATATTGCAAGTTGAGGTTGAAGAAGCAGACACTTTTCAACTGACAGCAAGCCTAGATAATGGGCGATCGCCTAGTGTGGGCAGTTTTCGCCGGGGAGTGGATCTGCAAGAAGCCAATTTATTGGGTTTGGGCGATACCCTGAGTATGGGATACACCAATACTGATGGTAGTAATACAATTAATCTCAATTACACCTTACCGATTAATGCCCATAATGGCACTGTATCCTTTGGCTTTAGCCAGGGATGGAACCACGTTATTGAAAAACCGTTCAGTGTCCTTGATATCCAGTCAGATTCCCAGTCTTACGAATTGGGCTATCGGCAACCACTGATCCAAAAACCAACCCAAGAGTTGGCAGTTGGGCTGTCATTCTCGCGCCAGTCCAGCCAAACTGAGTTAGGTATAGATAATATTGGGCCATTTAAACTATCCCCGGGTGCAGACGAGAAGGGAAAAACTAATATTTCGGCTCTGCGCTTTTTCCAAGAATATACTCAGCGAAGTAACCAGTATGTCTTTGCGGCGCGATCGCAATTGAGTTTTGGTGTAGATTGGTTCGATGCTAATGTCAGTGAGAATGAACCAGATAGCCGCTTTTTTGCGTGGCGGGGACAGGCGCAGTGGGTGCGACAATTAGCACCAGATACTCTATTTTTAGCTAGGGGCGATTTCCAATTGGCAGCAGATTCCTTAGTACCTTTAGAGCAATTTGGTCTTGGTGGACAGCTAAGTGTCCGGGGCTATCGCCAAGACGCATTACTCACAGATAATGGTCTGTTATTTTCGGCGGAATTTCGAGTCCCAATTGTCCGCGCTGCTAAAATTGGCGGAGTGTTGCAACTGACACCCTTCATTGATGTAGGTAAAGGCTGGAATACCAAAGGCGAAAATCCATCACCGAGTACGCTTGTTAGTACTGGGTTGGGGCTGTTATGGAAACAGGGTGATGACTTCTTGGCCCGCATAGATTGGGGCATTCCTTTGATTTCAGTGGATGGTGAAAAGCGATCGCTCCAAGAAAATGGGTTGTATTTCTCGATACGCTATTCACAGTTTTGAGGCGATCGCCAATTTCTCTGACTATGAGTAGAGATCGCTCAGAAAGTTTTTATGCAAAAAGCTCTCAGGGTATTGATAGTAATGAGTTTAGGCAATTAGAAATTTTAACAAGCTAAACAATGAAAATAACCTCTATTTGGCTGAGTTTTTTGGATAGCATATTTAGAAGTGGGATGCTTGTACCTTTGGGTACTGTACTTCTCTGGAGCAATTCGACTAACGCCCAAGTAACACCTGATAGCACCCTCAACACCACAGTCTCCCAAAGTGGTAATAATTTCACTATTATCAATGGCAATCAGATCGCGAAAAACTTGTTCCATAGCTTCAGCCAGTTCTCCTTGCCTACAGGTGGTTCTGCCTTCTTTGACAATGCCACCGATGTGCAAAACATCTTCGCCCGTGTCACAGGCGGTAGTGTGTCTAATATCGATGGGTTAATCCGCGCCAATGGTAGTGCCAATTTGTTCGTGGTCAATCCTGCGGGTATTTTATTTGGCCTCAATGCCCAACTGAATATTGGCGGATCGTTTGTTGGTACAACTGCAACCAGCATCAAGTTCTCTGACGGGGTGGAGTTTAGTGCTACCAATACCGCAGTAGCCCCTTTGTTGACGATGAATGTACCAATTGGCTTGCAATTTGGTAGCAATCCAGGAGCCATTACCGTCCAAGGGTCAGGACACAATGCCCAATTAGGCGACTCACTTCAGGTTTCTGGATTAAACCTCGGTACGAGAGGATTACAGTTGCAACCTGGAAGAACCCTAGCATTGGTGGGTGGGAATGTCGCCTTAGATGGAGGATTGCTCTCTACACCAGGAGGACAAATAGAATTGGGTAGTATTACTAGTGGAAGTGTCACACTCAATACTATCCCTGAAGGATTTGCACTAAGTTATCCTAATGCTTCGAGTTTTGGCAATATCCAGATAACCCAACTAGCTCTAGCATCTACACGCGACCTTAGTGGGCAAAGGGGAGGAGCCATTCAAATTCAGGGTAAACAGGTCAGCATCCGAGATGGTTCACTGGTATCGGTGCAAAATCGCAGCAATCAAACTGCTGGTGATATTGCCATCAATGCCACAGAGTCCCTCCAGATTATCGGCAAGTCTCCTGATTTTAAAAGTTCCAGCAGTTTAATTAATGAAACTATATCCCCAGGTGCAGCAGGGAATATTATCGTTACCACCCCACAGTTGAATATTGACGGGGGTGGGTATATCTTAAACCGTACCTTTAGCACAGCATCGGGTGGCAATATTGCAATAAATACTGATGAAATGCAGGTGAATGGTTTTGCATTTGGCGATCCTTCTCCTTTTCGAGCAGTCAGCCAGATATTAGCTGCTTCCTATGGGGCTGGAAAAGGTGGAAATGTTAACATCTCCACTCAAAACCTGTCTATTTTAGCTGGCGGCAATATCGCAGCAAGACCCTACGCTTCAGGCAATGGCGGCGATCTCATCGTCAAGGCGGATACGATTCAGGTGACAAATGAGGGAGCGCCAAAGGGTTTGTATTTTAGTCTGTTGTCTACTGCCACATTTGGGTTTGGTAATGCAGGGGATTTGAAAATCGATACCCGCAAGCTGTCGGTTCAAGCTGGCGGCAGAGTGTCAGCTTCTAGCATAGTTTTAGGAAATGCAGGTTCACTGACTATCAATGCGTCTGAATCGATTGATGTGAATGGTGTCAAAGATGCAGCAAATCCCAGCTATATTGGTACAGCTGTTCGTCCTGTTTTTAGATTTTCCAGCGCTACTTCAGGTAACACCACGATTAACACCCCACTTCTTAACATCAGTAATGGTGCAACAGTTTTTGTCCAAAACCTTGGCTCCGGTAAGGCTGGTACTTTAAACATTCAGGCGAACACCCTACGACTCGACAATGGGGCCAGCATTTCAGCATCCACAAAAGCAGGCGGAGGTGGTAACACTAATTTACAACTGCGGGATCTACTACTGATGCGTCATGGTAGCTTTATCAGTGCAGAAGCAGGGGGTAGTGGTGATGGTGGCAATATCACGCTTAATGCTCCGAACATCGTGGGTTTAGAAAACAGTGACATTATTGCCAATGCAGTCCAAGGAAAAGGTGGCAATATTCAAATCACAACTCAGGGAATTATTGGGCTGAAATATCGTCCTCAACTGACTCCAGAAAATGACATCACTGCTAGTTCACAGTTTGGGGTTAGCGGTACTGTTCAAGTTAATACAATCGGTGTCGATCCCAATTCTGGCTTAATTCAACTACCAGCGAATGTCAGCGATTCATCGCAGCAAATAGCCAGTGGTTGTTCTGCAAATCAAGGCAGTCGATTTGTGGTAACGGGACGGGGTGGTGTGCCGCAAAATCCCAATCAAGATGTGACGAGCAATGTCTACGACGGACTACGCCTAAGCACTTGGTCTGATGTCCGCGATATCTCTGAATACCGCAAAACTGGGGAAGTCACAGCACAAATGCCTGAATCTTCAGAAGTTCTTGTCCAAGCTACTTCCTGGCACCGGAACACCCAAGGCAAAATTGAGTTAATTGCGGCTCAACCAACCCATGTACAACCATATTTAATATCATGTCCGACTAATTAGTTATAATTCCCGCACCTGTGCAAAAACCGGGAAACCCTCTTTCCCCCTGCCGTCTTAATGATAAGTCTTTAACCGGACACGATATAACCTGTGGTGCGAACTGAAGTTCCAGTAATTGCAACGCCTACGGCAAGTTTCGTTTTCACAAAGCTACACCAAGATAACTACTAAAACTGTTGATGCTGTGCAAACACAATACCGTTTAGGGAACCCTATATATATTAAGTATTGATAGAAAGTGAGCGATGAAAGCACCCTCTGTTTGCTGGGGTTTGATCGATATAGTGCTGACAGGTGGGATGCTGCTTTGGTGTGCCTCTGTGAGTGCCCAGCTAACTCCCGATGGCACCCTCAATACTGCTGTCTCCCAAAGCGGTAATAACTTCACCATTACTAATGGTAGTGCCGCCAAGAGTAACTTATTTCACAGTTTCCAGCAGTTTTCGGTTCCCACTGGCGGTTCGGCTACTTTTGATTTAATAAACACGCCCAACATTTCTACCATCTTCAGCCGTGTTACTGGCGGTAATATTTCTAACATTGATGGTTTGATTCAGACAATTAACGGCAACAACCCCGTCAGTCTGTTCTTGATCAACCCTAGTGGGATCATCTTTGGAGCCAATGCCCAACTAAATATTGGGGGTTCGTTTATTGGTAGCACTGCCAGCAGTATTAAATTTGCCGATGGCGCTGAGTTTAGTGTAATTAATTCTGAATCTGCGCCCTTGTTGAGTATCAATGTTCCCATTGGGTTGCAACTGGGTAACAATCCCGCACCCATCAACATTCAAGGTACAGGACATACTTTGAGGAATGTCAGTGGACTGACTCTGCTTCCCCCGATTCAGATTCCCAGTTCTACAAAACTGCGGGTACAGCCGGGAAATACCCTAGCTTTTGTGGGTGGCGACATACATCTAAATGGGGCAAACCTGATCGCTGAAAGAGGGCGAGTTGAATTGGGTAGTGTAAGTGGAACAGCATTGGTAAACCTGATACCAACCGCACAGGGCTATACACTGGAATATGGTAATGTACAAAGCTTTGGCGATATTCAATTGGCACAGCGATCGCTATTAGATATTAGCGGGGTAAATGCGGGTTCTGTTCAAATTCAGGGTAGGCAAATTCAATTCACCGATGGCTCTCTGGTACTGGCGCAAAATTTTGGCAATCTCCCCGGTGGTGACATTCGCCTTCAGGCTACACAGTCCATTAATATGATTGCCAAAACAGCTGATGGCACAATTCAGAGCGGAGTGCGTAGTAATGCTTTTGGTATGGGAGCTAGTGGAAATATCAGCGTTATTACTCCTAACTTCACTATCAAGTCGGGAGCGGGGTTGAATAGCACAACTCTTGGAGCAGCTCCGAGTGGCAATATTTACATTGATGCAACCGCCATTGAACTGTCTGGCTTTTCAGGCATTAATCCTGCTGATGTCACCACACTCAACACTACTACACTAGGCACTGGGAATGCTGGTGATGTTTTCGTCAATAGTAATAGTCTACTAGTATCAAGCGGTGCCTCACTATCTTCGGCTACCTTTGGCAGTGGTTCTAGCGGTAAAGTGACGATTCGCAACACCAATACCACGGTGATGGGAGAAAGTCCCTCTGGACTTTACAGCAATATTAGCTCAACTACATTTGCAACCGGAAGTGCCAAAACCTTGACCCTGAATACTGCCAAATTGCAAATTCTGGATGGGGGAGCAGTTGCTACCACCTCATTTTTTGCAGGTAATGGGGGAGATTTGAGTATCAATGCTACGGAAGCGATCATCATCAGTGGTCAAGGTCGGGCAACTAATAGTAGCATTAACGCCTCCACCATCCGACCCGATACGTTAGTGCGGATACGATTCGGTTTGCCAGATATATTAACAGCGAATGCCGGTACTTTGAGCATTACCACACCGAACTTAACGCTGACCGATGGCGGGACAGTCAGTGTCACCAGTCAAGGCAGTGGAAATAGTGGCAATATTAACATCAGTGCAGCCAGCATCCAATTAAAGAATCAAGGGTTTATTCAAGCACAAACAGAATCCGGTAATGGTGGAAATATTAAATTGTCCACCACAAACCTATTGCTTCTGCAAGACAATAGCCAGATAACCTCAACAGCTGGCGGATCGGGGAATGGAGGTAATATAAACATCAATGCACCCATCATCGTCGGCTTAAAAAACAGCGACATTATTGCTAATGCAGTGCGAGGCAGAGGTGGTAATATCCAAATCACCACTCAAGGCATCTTTGGGCTGAAGTTCCGCAACCAACTCACCCCAGAAAGTGACATCACCGCCAGTTCCCAATTTGGGGTAAGTGGCACGGTTCAAGTTAATACTATCGGTATCGATCCAAATTCCGGTTTAGTCGAATTGCCTGTAAATGTCACCGATCCATCCCAGCAAATTGCTACAGGCTGCGCAGATAGTGAAGGCAGTCGCTTTGTGGCAACAGGACGAGGTGGTGTGCCGCAAAATCCTAATCAACTGACGAGTGATGTCTACGACGGGCTACGCCTACGCACCTGGGACGATGTGCGCGATTTGTCTGCTTATCGCAAAACGGGTGAGGTCACTACACAGATACCTGTATCCCCAAAAGTCCTCGTTGAAGCCACTTCTTGGCAGCGTAACGCTAACGGCAAAATTGAATTAATTGTCACCAAATCTACTACAAATAAACAGCCGCAGTTAACTTGTGCTGCGGTTCCCAAGAGTTAATTTGCCCAATAATTTTGTAACCAAGTTAATTAATTTTAAAGTAATTTAATATACAATTGATGAAATAATTTTATACGGATAATTACTGATGATTTTCCAAATTAAACAACTTCGTTGGCTATATATCAGTCTGAGTATCTTGAGCTTGTGTTTGGCAATAACCATTACACCTACTAGAGCATCTGTGCAAGTACCAACAACTTCTATCCTGAATGTGTCAGCATCCACTTCTCAACCGACCAATTGGCTAGAACAGGGACGAAACCTCTACCATTCAGGACGCTTTGCAGAAGCAGTGACGATTTGGCAAACGGCAGCACAACAGTATCATACCCAAGGCGATCGCCAGGGCGAAGCTTTAAGTTTAAGTTACCTATCACTGACACAACAGGAGCTTAATCAATGGCAAGCAGCCCAACAGTCTATTGAGCAAAGTCTGAAACTGTTGCAAACCTCTATTCCCTCTGCTGATGCAATTCTCTGGGCACAAGCACTCAATACCCAAGCAAATTTGCAATTGCACACTGGCAAAGCCGAAACCGCCCTCGAAAGTTGGCAAAAAGCTCAAAAATTTTATGAGCAAGCAGGCGACACAATGGGAAGCCTGGGTAGTCAAATCAACCAGGCACAAGCTTTACAAACTTTAGGATTTTATCGCCGTTCTAAACAACAGTTAGAAGCACTGACTCAAAAACTCCAAGGGATGCCGGATAATGAAATCAAAGTCAGTGGACTGCGATCGCTTGGTTTAGCCCTGCAAATGATTGGCGACTCTGGTAAGAGTCAACAGACTTTAGAGCAAAGTTTAGCGATCGCACAGAAAATTGCTGCGAAACCCCATTTGAGTTCTATCCTGATAAGCTTGGGTCAAACTGCCGTTGACTTGCAAGATCCAGAAGCAGCATTAAATTACTTTGAACAGGCTCAACTCTTAACAACTAACCCAAGCGATCAGTTACAAGCGCGTTTAGCTCAGTTCAAACTTTTCCTCAATTACGACAAACTGGAATTTGTTAACCCACTCGCACCTCAGCTACTCCAACAACTCCGGGAACTGCCCCCCAGTCACACCTCACTCTACGCAGCGATCAATTTTGTTGCCACCCTAGATCGTCAGTCAAATCCTGACCAAATCTTACCGCTGAAGGATTTGGCGCAACTGATGGCAGTCACAGTCAAATCTGCACAGCAAATTCAGGATACTCAAGCCGAAGCTCATGCACTAAATCAGTGGGGAAAACTCTATCAGCGTACACAGCAGTTATCTGAAGCA
This portion of the Nostoc sp. GT001 genome encodes:
- a CDS encoding CopG family transcriptional regulator, with amino-acid sequence MNKKWAVKRLTINLTSGEAQKLEQYCSTTGRPATDVIRELIRSLYPKDEKPSETS
- a CDS encoding ShlB/FhaC/HecB family hemolysin secretion/activation protein; the protein is MVKKTLVINQLKVRKSVGELRIFAGFITLSFAIAAILCNYQDAIAQTPDPQTLPPGRLEDIPDSPLPSNVLPKPPDENQLLPSLKLPNQPILEQNDPNTRFQVDRIEVLGSTVFKAEQFAAVTNPFVGRELTFAELLQVKDAITKLYTDNGYVTTGALITPQTLEAGTVKIQVIEGSLQEIQIVGNRRLHTQYIRDRIKLGAGKPLNVPRLLEKLQLLRLDPRIQNLSAELQKGVRPGTNILQVEVEEADTFQLTASLDNGRSPSVGSFRRGVDLQEANLLGLGDTLSMGYTNTDGSNTINLNYTLPINAHNGTVSFGFSQGWNHVIEKPFSVLDIQSDSQSYELGYRQPLIQKPTQELAVGLSFSRQSSQTELGIDNIGPFKLSPGADEKGKTNISALRFFQEYTQRSNQYVFAARSQLSFGVDWFDANVSENEPDSRFFAWRGQAQWVRQLAPDTLFLARGDFQLAADSLVPLEQFGLGGQLSVRGYRQDALLTDNGLLFSAEFRVPIVRAAKIGGVLQLTPFIDVGKGWNTKGENPSPSTLVSTGLGLLWKQGDDFLARIDWGIPLISVDGEKRSLQENGLYFSIRYSQF
- a CDS encoding S-layer family protein: MKITSIWLSFLDSIFRSGMLVPLGTVLLWSNSTNAQVTPDSTLNTTVSQSGNNFTIINGNQIAKNLFHSFSQFSLPTGGSAFFDNATDVQNIFARVTGGSVSNIDGLIRANGSANLFVVNPAGILFGLNAQLNIGGSFVGTTATSIKFSDGVEFSATNTAVAPLLTMNVPIGLQFGSNPGAITVQGSGHNAQLGDSLQVSGLNLGTRGLQLQPGRTLALVGGNVALDGGLLSTPGGQIELGSITSGSVTLNTIPEGFALSYPNASSFGNIQITQLALASTRDLSGQRGGAIQIQGKQVSIRDGSLVSVQNRSNQTAGDIAINATESLQIIGKSPDFKSSSSLINETISPGAAGNIIVTTPQLNIDGGGYILNRTFSTASGGNIAINTDEMQVNGFAFGDPSPFRAVSQILAASYGAGKGGNVNISTQNLSILAGGNIAARPYASGNGGDLIVKADTIQVTNEGAPKGLYFSLLSTATFGFGNAGDLKIDTRKLSVQAGGRVSASSIVLGNAGSLTINASESIDVNGVKDAANPSYIGTAVRPVFRFSSATSGNTTINTPLLNISNGATVFVQNLGSGKAGTLNIQANTLRLDNGASISASTKAGGGGNTNLQLRDLLLMRHGSFISAEAGGSGDGGNITLNAPNIVGLENSDIIANAVQGKGGNIQITTQGIIGLKYRPQLTPENDITASSQFGVSGTVQVNTIGVDPNSGLIQLPANVSDSSQQIASGCSANQGSRFVVTGRGGVPQNPNQDVTSNVYDGLRLSTWSDVRDISEYRKTGEVTAQMPESSEVLVQATSWHRNTQGKIELIAAQPTHVQPYLISCPTN
- a CDS encoding S-layer family protein, whose translation is MKAPSVCWGLIDIVLTGGMLLWCASVSAQLTPDGTLNTAVSQSGNNFTITNGSAAKSNLFHSFQQFSVPTGGSATFDLINTPNISTIFSRVTGGNISNIDGLIQTINGNNPVSLFLINPSGIIFGANAQLNIGGSFIGSTASSIKFADGAEFSVINSESAPLLSINVPIGLQLGNNPAPINIQGTGHTLRNVSGLTLLPPIQIPSSTKLRVQPGNTLAFVGGDIHLNGANLIAERGRVELGSVSGTALVNLIPTAQGYTLEYGNVQSFGDIQLAQRSLLDISGVNAGSVQIQGRQIQFTDGSLVLAQNFGNLPGGDIRLQATQSINMIAKTADGTIQSGVRSNAFGMGASGNISVITPNFTIKSGAGLNSTTLGAAPSGNIYIDATAIELSGFSGINPADVTTLNTTTLGTGNAGDVFVNSNSLLVSSGASLSSATFGSGSSGKVTIRNTNTTVMGESPSGLYSNISSTTFATGSAKTLTLNTAKLQILDGGAVATTSFFAGNGGDLSINATEAIIISGQGRATNSSINASTIRPDTLVRIRFGLPDILTANAGTLSITTPNLTLTDGGTVSVTSQGSGNSGNINISAASIQLKNQGFIQAQTESGNGGNIKLSTTNLLLLQDNSQITSTAGGSGNGGNININAPIIVGLKNSDIIANAVRGRGGNIQITTQGIFGLKFRNQLTPESDITASSQFGVSGTVQVNTIGIDPNSGLVELPVNVTDPSQQIATGCADSEGSRFVATGRGGVPQNPNQLTSDVYDGLRLRTWDDVRDLSAYRKTGEVTTQIPVSPKVLVEATSWQRNANGKIELIVTKSTTNKQPQLTCAAVPKS